From Mercenaria mercenaria strain notata chromosome 17, MADL_Memer_1, whole genome shotgun sequence, the proteins below share one genomic window:
- the LOC123535606 gene encoding xylosyl- and glucuronyltransferase LARGE2s-like — MIRLKRNILMFLVVFGAFPVLALVYLAFNTDGAVSEFSSEEGLGRLEAKLASKIRELEKQNQYLQKKLSKSRNQYLNMQMVVGLQNESASRSNRSRLDCFNQQPDIPKCEVIHVATVCAGHNATRDVVTLMKSVLFYRKNPLHFHFIADLAAQDILDKLFKTWRLNEMEWSFYPADSVTQDIEWIPNKHYSGIYGLMKLVLPKILPEYLQKVIVLDTDITFASDIAELWKLFAVLANAALGLVENQSDWYLGKIWKNHQPWPALGRGFNTGVMLMNLKMLRDLDWMTLWRQVAEKELMTMLATSLADQDIINSVLKQNAQLVKTLPCQWNVQLSDNTRSEHCYSEVTDLKIIHWNSPKKLKVKNKHIEYFRNLYLTFLEYDGNLLRRELFGCGMTNAMDPVQEQINKIHEDDECYDFRRERIIEHRTHLYYLDYRYKPVDWDVTLVAQLSMDRLQMLETICKHWEGPISLALYMSDAEAQQFLRYAQGSETLMNRKNIGYHVVYKDGQYYPVNYLRNVALENAQTEFMFLSDIDFLPMYGLYEYLKKAVNMMDMRSQKKALVVPAFETQRYRFSFPTTKAELLSLLDSGELYTFRYHVWAKGHAATNYEKWRNATEPYTVKWEQDFEPYVAVSKNIPQFDQRFVGFGWNKVSHIMQLDAERYEYVVLPNAFMIHMPHAPSFDIAKFRSSSLYRRCLKTLKAEFQRDLSQKYGIKALKYLSVD; from the exons atgattcGGTTGAAGAGGAATATACTGATGTTTCTGGTTGTATTTGGAGCTTTCCCAGTTCTTGCACTTGTATACCTAGCCTTCAACACTGACG GTGCAGTAAGTGAGTTTAGCTCAGAAGAGGGTTTGGGAAGACTGGAAGCAAAACTTGCAAGTAAAATTAGAGAGCTGGAAAAACAGAACCAATATCTGCAGAAAAAACTGAG CAAATCTAGAAACCAGTATTTAAACATGCAGATGGTAGTTGGTTTACAGAATGAATCTGCATCAAGATCAAATAGAAGTAGACTTGACTGCTTTAATCAGCAACCAGATATACCAAAGTGTGAG gTGATTCATGTAGCGACTGTGTGTGCAGGCCACAATGCAACAAGAGATGTGGTTACACTGATGAAGAGTGTTCTGTTCTACCGTAAAAACCCGCTGCATTTCCACTTCATCGCAGATCTCGCTGCACAAGATATCTTagataaactgtttaaaacatggcGCCTGAACGAGA TGGAGTGGAGTTTTTACCCAGCAGATAGTGTTACACAAGATATAGAATGGATTCCTAATAAACACTACTCAGGGATATATGGCCTGATGAAGTTGGTGCTGCCAAAAATACTCCCAGAATATTTACAGAAG gTTATAGTGCTGGACACTGATATTACATTTGCCTCAGATATTGCTGAATTATGGAAACTGTTTGCAGTATTAGCTAATGCG GCTCTAGGACTTGTTGAGAATCAGAGTGATTGGTACCTGGGTAAAATCTGGAAGAATCACCAGCCATGGCCTGCACTG GGTCGAGGGTTTAATACAGGAGTTATGTTAATGAACTTGAAGATGTTACGTGACCTCGACTGGATGACCTTGTGGAGACAGGTAGCGGAGAAAGAACTAATGACAATGTTAGCTACATCTCTTGCTGACCAG gacattataAACTCAGTATTAAAACAGAACGCTCAACTTGTGAAAACCTTACCATGCCAGTGGAATGTTCAGTTAAGTGATAACACAAGGAGTGAGCATTGCTATTCTGAGGTCACAGATTTAAAG ATAATTCACTGGAATTCGCCAAAGAAGTTGAAAGTCAAAAACAAACATATAGAATATTTTCGTAATTTATACCTCACTTTCCTGGAATATGACGGAAACTTGCTGAGAAGGGAACTGTTTGGTTGTGGAATGACAAATGCAATGGATCCTGTGCAGGAACAG AtcaataaaattcatgaagatgacGAGTGTTATGATTTCCGGCGAGAAAGAATAATTGAACACAGAACACATCTATATTACCTAGATTATAGGTATAAACCAGTGGACTGGGACGTTACTTTAGTTGCTCAACTTAGCATGGACAGGTTACAG ATGTTGGAGACAATATGTAAACACTGGGAGGGACCAATCAGTTTAGCCTTGTATATGTCTGATGCAGAGGCCCAGCAGTTCTTACGCTATGCACAGGGGTCAGAAACATTGATGAATAGGAAAAACATAGGATATCATGTTGTATATAAAGATGGG CAATACTATCCTGTGAACTATCTACGTAATGTGGCCCTGGAAAATGCACAGACAGAATTCATGTTTTTGTCAGATATAGACTTCCTACCCATGTATGGTCTATATGAGTATCTGAAGAAGGCAGTAAATATGATGGATATGAGAAGTCAGAAAAAA GCCCTTGTAGTACCAGCCTTTGAAACCCAGAGATACAGATTTTCTTTTCCAACTACTAAAGCAGAACTACTGTCACTGTTAGATTCAGGAGAGCTGTACACATTCAG ATACCATGTTTGGGCAAAAGGTCATGCGGCGACTAATTATGAGAAGTGGAGAAATGCCACAGAACCTTATACTGTAAAATGGGAACAAGATTTTGAACCGTATGTAGCTGTAAGCAAGAATATACCTCAGTTTGATCAACGCTTTGTAGGCTTTGGCTGGAACAAAGTCTCACACATCATGCAGCTAGATGCTGAAAG GTATGAATATGTAGTATTACCAAATGCTTTCATGATACATATGCCACATGCTCCTAGCTTTGATATAGCAAAGTTCAGGTCTAGCTCATTATATAGAAG GTGCTTAAAGACATTGAAAGCAGAATTCCAAAGAGATCTTTCACAGAAATATGGAATTAAAGCATTGAAGTATTTATCAGTTGATTAA